The Micromonospora sp. Llam0 genome includes a window with the following:
- a CDS encoding methyltransferase: MLTPTPLMRLVTGFWSFKTLAAAVELNLFTRLAGGRTITVGQLCDEYGLAERPADTLLAACASLGLLTKQPGSNSYRNAPIAEEFLVAGRPYYFGGQVRYCDERTYLPWHRIGEALRTDRPLTWDPDTQESIFADVDPRILNLFLEAMYAASIFTARALGDAYDFSAHHRLLDLGGGSGAYPIELCRRYPHLRASVYDLPHVVPVAAEKATAAGLADRIDTVAGDFFTDEKLPQGHDVILLSMILHDWDEPTNRALLARCHDALPSGGTIVVCELLLNPERTGPPEAALMGMNMLVETEGGRNYSETEYADWLADAGFGSIRTVVFDAPGANGALIARKR, encoded by the coding sequence ATGCTAACCCCCACCCCTCTTATGCGTCTGGTGACCGGTTTCTGGAGCTTCAAGACCCTGGCCGCCGCCGTCGAGCTGAACCTGTTCACCAGGCTCGCCGGCGGCCGGACCATCACCGTCGGGCAACTGTGCGACGAGTACGGGCTGGCTGAGCGCCCAGCGGACACCCTGCTCGCCGCCTGCGCCTCGCTCGGACTGCTCACCAAGCAACCCGGCTCCAACAGCTACCGCAACGCACCGATCGCCGAGGAGTTCCTGGTAGCCGGCCGGCCCTACTACTTCGGCGGTCAGGTTCGCTACTGCGACGAACGTACCTACCTGCCGTGGCACCGCATCGGTGAGGCGTTGCGTACCGACCGGCCGCTGACCTGGGACCCGGACACCCAGGAGTCGATCTTCGCCGACGTGGACCCGCGGATCCTGAACCTGTTCCTGGAGGCGATGTACGCCGCGTCGATCTTCACCGCCCGCGCGCTGGGCGACGCCTACGACTTCAGCGCCCACCACCGGCTACTCGACCTGGGCGGCGGGTCGGGCGCGTACCCCATCGAGTTGTGCCGGCGCTACCCGCACCTGCGGGCGAGCGTCTACGACCTGCCACACGTCGTGCCGGTCGCCGCGGAGAAGGCCACCGCCGCCGGTCTGGCCGACCGGATCGACACCGTCGCCGGTGACTTCTTCACCGACGAGAAGCTGCCGCAGGGACATGACGTCATCCTGCTCAGCATGATCCTGCACGACTGGGACGAACCGACCAACCGGGCGCTGCTGGCCCGCTGCCACGACGCGCTGCCGTCCGGCGGCACGATCGTCGTCTGCGAGTTGCTGCTCAACCCCGAACGCACCGGTCCGCCCGAGGCCGCCCTGATGGGGATGAACATGCTGGTGGAGACCGAGGGCGGGCGCAACTACTCGGAGACCGAGTACGCCGACTGGCTGGCCGACGCCGGCTTCGGTTCCATCCGTACCGTCGTCTTCGACGCCCCCGGGGCGAACGGCGCGCTGATCGCCCGCAAGCGGTGA
- a CDS encoding PAC2 family protein, whose translation MTEFDGLPVLRSPVAIAAFEGWNDAADASTAAVEHLQEVWQAREIAALDPEDFYDFQVSRPTITGSSGDARRIEWPTTRFMVASPEGTDRDVVLIHGIEPSMRWRTFCEQVLELCHSLEVNRVVLLGALLADVPYTRPLPISGTASEKEAAQRLQLVPTRYDGPTGIVGVLQDACARAEVDAVSFWVHVPHYANNPPCPKATLALLHRVEDVLDLPVPMADMAEEAAKWEARVRTTAEQDAELGEYVRELEERVGDAGIQPLTGDEIAQEFEKYLRRRGGSAGPTAGSW comes from the coding sequence GTGACCGAGTTCGACGGTCTGCCGGTGCTGCGGTCACCGGTGGCGATCGCCGCGTTCGAAGGCTGGAACGATGCCGCGGACGCCTCCACCGCGGCCGTCGAGCACCTGCAGGAGGTCTGGCAGGCCCGGGAGATCGCCGCGCTGGACCCGGAGGACTTCTACGACTTCCAGGTCAGCCGGCCGACCATCACCGGCTCCAGCGGCGACGCCCGCCGCATCGAGTGGCCGACGACCCGGTTCATGGTGGCCAGCCCGGAAGGCACCGACCGGGACGTGGTGCTGATCCACGGGATCGAACCGAGCATGCGCTGGCGCACCTTCTGTGAACAGGTCCTGGAGCTGTGCCACAGCCTGGAGGTCAACCGGGTGGTGCTGCTCGGCGCCCTACTCGCCGACGTGCCGTACACCCGGCCGCTGCCGATCAGCGGGACCGCGTCGGAGAAGGAGGCGGCGCAGCGACTCCAGCTCGTCCCGACCCGGTACGACGGTCCCACCGGGATCGTCGGGGTGCTGCAGGACGCCTGCGCCCGTGCGGAGGTGGACGCGGTCTCGTTCTGGGTGCACGTCCCGCACTACGCCAACAACCCCCCCTGCCCGAAGGCCACACTGGCGCTGCTGCACCGGGTGGAGGACGTGCTCGACCTGCCGGTGCCGATGGCCGACATGGCCGAGGAGGCGGCGAAGTGGGAGGCCCGGGTGCGGACCACCGCCGAGCAGGACGCCGAGCTGGGCGAGTACGTTCGCGAGTTGGAGGAACGGGTCGGCGACGCGGGTATCCAGCCGCTGACCGGTGACGAGATCGCCCAGGAGTTCGAAAAGTACCTGCGCCGCAGGGGTGGGTCGGCCGGCCCGACAGCCGGTTCGTGGTGA
- a CDS encoding neutral zinc metallopeptidase, with translation MRQPGDRVRSRFQLVALCAAVVAAAACAAVPLPDAGPGEPNQPAVPGGGATGAGADGSLDGTDTVEEFEQDIAGAEALADEYWSQRFAGFGASFEPIGQAIAYQRDGELSCGDQLIPRNNAVYCLTSGSEFIAYDANWAFDVFQTVGDSFLFYLIGHEYAHGIQVRLDLEYRFSIQRELAADCLAGAYLGDSVRDGTLQLDDGDLEEFQRGLATVADDPDQPWFEEGSHGTADQRIAAFFNGYDRSLAGCDLT, from the coding sequence ATGCGCCAGCCCGGCGACCGTGTCCGCAGCCGGTTTCAGCTGGTGGCGTTGTGTGCCGCCGTCGTCGCGGCGGCGGCCTGCGCCGCGGTGCCGCTGCCCGATGCCGGGCCGGGTGAACCCAACCAGCCGGCGGTGCCTGGGGGCGGTGCCACCGGGGCGGGCGCCGACGGGTCGCTCGACGGCACCGACACGGTCGAGGAGTTCGAGCAGGACATCGCGGGTGCCGAAGCTCTCGCCGACGAGTACTGGTCGCAGCGGTTCGCCGGGTTCGGTGCGTCGTTCGAGCCGATCGGGCAGGCCATCGCCTACCAGCGCGACGGCGAACTGAGCTGCGGCGACCAGCTCATTCCACGCAACAACGCGGTCTACTGCCTGACCAGCGGGTCCGAGTTCATCGCCTACGACGCGAACTGGGCATTCGACGTGTTCCAGACGGTCGGCGACTCGTTCCTGTTCTACCTGATCGGCCACGAATACGCGCACGGCATCCAGGTGCGGCTGGACCTGGAGTACCGGTTCAGCATCCAGCGGGAGCTGGCCGCCGACTGTCTGGCCGGGGCCTACCTCGGCGACTCGGTACGCGACGGCACGCTGCAGCTCGACGACGGTGACCTGGAGGAGTTCCAACGCGGTCTGGCGACCGTGGCGGACGATCCCGACCAGCCGTGGTTCGAGGAGGGGTCGCACGGCACCGCCGACCAGCGGATCGCGGCCTTCTTCAACGGGTACGACCGGTCGCTGGCCGGGTGTGACCTGACCTGA
- a CDS encoding HAD family phosphatase, translating to MDGTLIDSEKLWDVALRELAVHYGGQLSAEARLAMVGSDMATTMGLLHEDLGQPWRDPATGAAWLTRRVTALFSAGVPARPGAFELVRSVRAAGIRTALVTSTERALVDVALHTIGRHNFDVVCCGDEVPATKPDPAPYLAAAAALGVSTVDCVAVEDSPAGVASAHAAGAAVLAVPAEAVFPVPDRVQVRASLCDVTVVDLTALLAAYRADLPVAAG from the coding sequence ATGGACGGAACGTTGATCGACAGCGAGAAGCTCTGGGACGTGGCCCTGCGGGAGCTGGCCGTGCACTACGGCGGGCAACTGTCCGCCGAGGCGCGGTTGGCGATGGTGGGTTCGGACATGGCCACCACGATGGGGCTGCTGCATGAGGACCTGGGCCAGCCGTGGCGGGACCCGGCGACCGGCGCTGCCTGGCTGACGCGTCGGGTCACCGCCCTGTTCAGCGCCGGCGTCCCGGCCCGGCCGGGCGCGTTCGAGCTGGTCCGGTCCGTACGGGCGGCCGGCATCCGCACCGCGCTGGTCACCTCGACCGAGCGCGCCCTGGTGGACGTGGCGCTGCACACCATCGGGCGGCACAACTTCGACGTGGTGTGCTGCGGGGACGAGGTGCCGGCGACCAAACCCGATCCGGCCCCGTACCTGGCCGCTGCGGCCGCCCTCGGCGTGTCGACGGTGGACTGCGTGGCGGTCGAGGATTCCCCGGCCGGGGTGGCCAGCGCGCACGCTGCCGGGGCGGCGGTGCTCGCGGTGCCGGCCGAGGCGGTGTTTCCGGTGCCGGACCGGGTCCAGGTCCGGGCGAGTCTGTGCGACGTGACCGTGGTCGATCTGACTGCGCTCCTCGCCGCGTACCGGGCCGACCTGCCCGTGGCGGCCGGTTGA
- a CDS encoding ABC transporter permease, which produces MLRATLKSLLSRKLRLVLSGVAIILGVLFVSSATVLTDSLSSRFERLFQTVNADVAVQVQAAEVAGQQAEPPLLTDADLDRIAAVDGVASVTGDASSTGVIPFRATDGKAVPSQAPQLGIGLATAGDDDALLQVAQGRTPSADDEVAVTRLTAEQAGVTVGDRLRVYVSSAYQASEYDVVGLLEYSGGRSTLGGETLVAFTVPQAQQLFYGETGVFGAAQLTADPGVTDDELKRLVADGLPAGFEAVTGAELADEQASQFTQLLTFVNWFFLGFALIALLVGMFLIFNTFNILVAQRSRELALLRALGASWAQVTSAVLIEALVVGVIAATLGLAAGIGVAAGLQFLAVDALSLPAGGLIVSPVAILASYLVGVLMTMVAALIPAIRASAVPPVAAMRDVVRPDRPLTGLTITGGVVTTLGAGLLAVGLIGVSGLTAVALGGGVLLSIIGVALLSPALTRPVAGTVGRLVSWGTATGLGRRNTLRNPRRTAVTAAALMIGVTLVSTIAVIGSSLKATTTDLVENGLGAEIIILTNGQQLPTGREGFDPARLDQVAEIDGVTGTVAYHIAILTADGRPNQLISATDLSQAGPMFAFETVQGRLDAGDGETVVDVNTAQSNGWTVGDDIVIDMPRGGERTYELVGVYRTALTAGLILPESQVRYLAGPLAYQGFVATTPDADVQRIVAETEALMADYPLVTVGDRSSFVEQQNQLVDILLSIFYVLLALAVLVAFIGIVNTLVLSIYERTRELGLLRAVGMSRRQVRRMVRVESLLMAVFGCLLGVALGVALGLAASFAMRSQDVLSVVSVPVGQLVGFVVAAALAGVVAAWWPAWRASRLNVLQAISHE; this is translated from the coding sequence ATGCTGCGCGCCACGTTGAAGAGTCTGCTCTCCCGCAAACTGCGGCTGGTGCTGTCCGGGGTGGCGATCATCCTCGGGGTGCTGTTCGTTTCCAGCGCCACGGTGCTCACCGACAGCTTGAGCAGCCGCTTCGAACGGCTCTTCCAGACTGTCAACGCGGACGTCGCCGTACAGGTGCAGGCGGCCGAAGTGGCCGGTCAGCAGGCGGAGCCGCCGCTGCTGACCGACGCCGACCTGGATCGCATCGCCGCCGTCGACGGGGTGGCGTCGGTGACCGGTGACGCCAGCTCGACCGGGGTGATCCCGTTCCGGGCCACCGACGGCAAGGCGGTGCCGAGCCAGGCACCACAGCTGGGCATCGGCCTGGCCACCGCCGGCGACGACGACGCGCTGCTCCAGGTCGCGCAGGGGCGTACGCCCAGCGCCGACGACGAGGTCGCGGTGACCCGGTTGACCGCCGAGCAGGCCGGCGTCACGGTCGGCGACCGGCTCCGGGTGTACGTCTCCAGCGCCTACCAGGCCAGCGAGTACGACGTGGTGGGCCTGCTGGAGTACAGCGGGGGCAGGTCCACCCTCGGCGGCGAGACATTGGTCGCCTTCACCGTGCCACAGGCACAGCAGCTGTTCTACGGCGAGACCGGGGTGTTCGGCGCCGCGCAGTTGACCGCCGACCCCGGCGTCACCGACGACGAGCTCAAGCGGCTGGTGGCCGACGGGCTGCCAGCCGGGTTCGAGGCGGTGACCGGCGCGGAGCTCGCCGACGAGCAGGCGTCCCAGTTCACCCAACTGCTGACCTTCGTCAACTGGTTCTTCCTCGGGTTCGCACTGATCGCGTTGCTGGTCGGCATGTTCCTGATCTTCAACACGTTCAACATCCTGGTCGCGCAGCGGTCCCGCGAGCTGGCCCTGCTCCGGGCGCTGGGCGCCAGTTGGGCCCAGGTCACCTCGGCGGTGCTGATCGAGGCGCTGGTCGTCGGGGTGATCGCGGCCACCCTCGGCCTGGCCGCCGGCATCGGCGTCGCCGCCGGCCTGCAGTTCCTGGCCGTCGACGCGCTGTCGCTGCCCGCTGGCGGGCTGATCGTCTCACCGGTCGCGATCCTGGCGTCCTACCTGGTCGGTGTACTGATGACCATGGTCGCGGCGTTGATTCCGGCGATCCGCGCCTCGGCCGTCCCGCCGGTGGCCGCGATGCGCGACGTGGTCCGCCCGGACCGGCCGCTGACCGGGCTCACCATCACCGGCGGGGTGGTCACCACGCTCGGCGCGGGGCTGCTGGCCGTGGGGCTGATCGGTGTCTCCGGGCTGACCGCCGTCGCGCTCGGCGGTGGGGTGCTGCTGTCGATCATCGGCGTGGCGCTGCTGTCGCCCGCCCTCACCCGTCCGGTGGCCGGCACCGTCGGGCGTCTGGTCAGCTGGGGTACGGCGACCGGTCTCGGCCGACGCAACACGCTGCGCAACCCGCGGCGTACCGCTGTCACCGCCGCCGCCCTGATGATCGGGGTGACCCTGGTCAGCACCATCGCGGTGATCGGGTCGTCGTTGAAGGCGACCACCACCGACCTGGTGGAGAACGGCCTCGGGGCCGAGATCATCATCTTGACCAACGGCCAGCAACTGCCGACCGGGCGGGAGGGCTTCGACCCAGCACGCCTCGACCAGGTAGCCGAGATCGACGGCGTGACCGGCACCGTCGCGTACCACATCGCGATACTGACCGCCGACGGCCGCCCCAACCAGCTCATCTCCGCCACCGACCTGTCACAGGCCGGCCCGATGTTCGCCTTCGAGACCGTGCAGGGCCGCCTCGACGCCGGCGACGGCGAGACGGTGGTTGACGTGAACACCGCGCAATCCAACGGATGGACGGTCGGCGACGACATCGTCATCGACATGCCACGTGGCGGCGAACGGACCTACGAACTCGTCGGCGTCTACCGCACCGCGCTCACCGCCGGGCTGATCCTGCCCGAGTCCCAGGTGCGGTACCTCGCCGGGCCACTGGCCTACCAGGGGTTCGTCGCCACCACCCCGGACGCCGACGTGCAGCGGATCGTCGCCGAGACCGAGGCGCTGATGGCCGACTACCCGCTGGTGACGGTCGGCGACCGCAGCAGCTTCGTCGAGCAGCAGAACCAGCTGGTCGACATCCTGCTCAGCATCTTCTACGTACTGCTGGCCCTCGCCGTGCTGGTGGCCTTCATCGGGATCGTCAACACGCTGGTGCTGAGCATCTACGAACGCACCCGGGAACTCGGGCTGCTACGCGCGGTGGGGATGAGCCGACGCCAGGTCCGCCGGATGGTCCGCGTCGAGTCACTGCTGATGGCGGTCTTCGGCTGCCTGCTCGGTGTGGCGTTGGGCGTGGCGCTCGGACTGGCCGCGTCGTTCGCGATGCGCAGCCAGGACGTGCTGTCTGTGGTCAGTGTGCCGGTCGGCCAACTCGTCGGGTTCGTCGTCGCCGCCGCGCTGGCCGGCGTGGTCGCCGCCTGGTGGCCGGCCTGGCGGGCGTCCCGGTTGAACGTACTGCAGGCGATCTCGCACGAGTGA
- a CDS encoding ABC transporter ATP-binding protein, with protein sequence MTTTTATGPAARAADVWKVYGTGEAQVIALHGVTLDLEPARFTAIMGPSGSGKSTLMHCLAGLDTVTRGTITIGDTTVTGLNDTGLTRLRRDKLGFIFQQFNLLPTLTAEENILLPMAIAGRKPDPAWFDTVIDTVGLRDRLHHRPTQLSGGQQQRVACARALVARPDVVFADEPTGNLDSRAGADVLGFLRNSVRDHQQTIVMVTHDPVAASYSDRVVFLADGRIVDELQQPTAEAVLDRLKGLDVAAIEQEQA encoded by the coding sequence GTGACAACGACGACAGCGACCGGACCAGCTGCCCGGGCAGCCGACGTGTGGAAGGTGTACGGCACCGGCGAAGCCCAGGTGATCGCCCTGCACGGCGTCACCCTCGACCTGGAACCCGCCCGGTTCACCGCCATCATGGGGCCGTCCGGCTCCGGCAAGTCCACCCTGATGCACTGCCTCGCCGGGCTCGACACCGTCACCCGCGGCACCATCACCATCGGCGACACCACCGTCACCGGACTCAACGACACCGGGCTGACCAGACTCCGCCGGGACAAACTCGGCTTCATCTTCCAGCAGTTCAACCTCCTGCCCACGCTCACCGCCGAGGAGAACATTCTGCTGCCCATGGCGATCGCCGGCCGCAAACCCGACCCGGCCTGGTTCGACACCGTCATCGACACCGTCGGCCTGCGTGACCGCCTGCACCACCGCCCCACCCAACTGTCCGGCGGCCAGCAGCAGCGGGTCGCCTGCGCCCGCGCCCTCGTCGCCCGCCCCGACGTCGTCTTCGCCGACGAGCCGACCGGCAACCTCGACTCCCGCGCCGGCGCCGACGTCCTCGGCTTCCTGCGTAACTCGGTACGCGACCACCAGCAGACCATCGTCATGGTCACCCACGACCCGGTGGCCGCCTCCTACTCCGACCGCGTCGTCTTCCTCGCCGACGGCCGGATCGTCGACGAGCTGCAGCAGCCCACCGCCGAGGCGGTCCTCGACCGGCTGAAGGGCCTCGACGTCGCGGCGATCGAGCAGGAGCAGGCCTGA
- a CDS encoding response regulator transcription factor — MSEPGIAAPSTTRPVRILLADDQPLLRTGFRMVLGAEDDLDIVGEAADGAEAVDLARRLLPDVVLMDIRMPRMDGVAATRVIVDARLPVRVLILTTFDLDEYVVGALRAGASGFLAKDVPAEDLVAAIRTVAIGEAVVAPRILRRLLDKFALTLPDPDAAPPKALDVLTEREREVLIQMARGLSNAEIATTLSVSETTIKTHVGHVLTKLGLRDRVQAVVLAYESGLVRPGG, encoded by the coding sequence GTGAGCGAACCCGGCATCGCCGCCCCGTCCACCACCCGTCCGGTCCGGATCCTGCTCGCCGACGACCAACCGCTGCTGCGCACCGGATTCCGGATGGTCCTCGGCGCCGAGGACGACCTGGACATCGTCGGCGAGGCAGCGGACGGAGCGGAAGCCGTCGACCTGGCCCGCCGGCTCCTGCCCGACGTCGTGCTGATGGACATCCGGATGCCCCGGATGGACGGGGTGGCGGCGACCCGGGTGATCGTCGACGCCCGACTGCCGGTCCGGGTCCTCATCCTCACCACCTTCGACCTCGACGAGTACGTGGTGGGGGCGCTGCGCGCCGGTGCCAGCGGCTTCCTGGCCAAGGACGTGCCCGCCGAGGACCTGGTGGCCGCCATCCGGACGGTAGCGATCGGTGAGGCCGTGGTGGCCCCCCGGATCCTGCGTCGGCTGTTGGACAAGTTCGCGCTCACCCTGCCCGATCCGGACGCGGCACCGCCGAAGGCGCTGGACGTGCTCACCGAACGGGAACGTGAAGTGCTCATCCAGATGGCCCGAGGACTGTCCAACGCCGAGATCGCCACCACCCTGTCGGTCAGCGAAACCACGATCAAGACTCACGTCGGACACGTACTGACCAAACTCGGGCTGCGGGACCGGGTCCAGGCCGTGGTGCTGGCGTACGAGTCCGGCCTGGTCCGCCCTGGCGGATGA
- a CDS encoding sensor histidine kinase produces MEPTEPDRSTGPHGSRWWRWWRTARSAGTTGSVPSVLARDGLLAAAVVLVDLALHGLGPAGQPRPGPDLGWPGVVGWSLIAAAPIAVRRVVVWPAVLASAAMVAVPLLTGHEPVSMALALVILTYTAACWLALRPAVVAAAVLWLPVLTVNAVLPQGTELPGISRMYLLFVNGLTMLVAFFIGRTVHARRSATRTLAERARVAEENQRAAADQAVADERRRIARELHDVVAHHVSVMGVLATGARRVLHRDPAAADEALGTIADTSRSTLREMRRLLDVLRTDAEPADAELTPQPGLGGIESLVEQIREAGLPVTLRIDGVPGELDPGVTLTLYRIVQEALTNALKHAGAATAEVRLSFGVYWLIVEVFDTGRGPGPDRGRVGHGLVGMRERVALYGGTLRTGPRPGGGFRIYAKLPMEQLGAATRQGAP; encoded by the coding sequence ATGGAGCCCACCGAGCCGGACCGGTCCACCGGACCGCACGGGTCGCGGTGGTGGCGATGGTGGCGTACGGCCCGGAGCGCCGGCACCACCGGGTCGGTACCGTCGGTGCTGGCCCGCGACGGTCTGCTCGCCGCCGCGGTCGTCCTGGTCGATCTGGCCCTGCACGGGCTCGGGCCGGCCGGCCAGCCGAGGCCCGGTCCGGACCTCGGCTGGCCGGGCGTCGTCGGCTGGAGCCTGATCGCGGCGGCGCCGATCGCGGTACGCCGGGTCGTCGTCTGGCCGGCCGTGCTGGCCAGCGCCGCGATGGTGGCCGTCCCGCTGCTGACCGGCCACGAACCGGTGAGCATGGCGCTCGCCCTGGTGATCCTGACCTACACCGCGGCCTGCTGGCTGGCGCTGCGCCCAGCGGTCGTCGCCGCCGCCGTACTGTGGCTGCCGGTGCTGACCGTCAACGCGGTGCTGCCGCAGGGCACCGAACTGCCGGGGATCTCCCGGATGTACCTGCTGTTCGTCAACGGGCTGACCATGCTGGTCGCCTTCTTCATCGGACGGACCGTACACGCCCGCCGGTCGGCGACGCGGACGCTGGCCGAACGCGCCCGGGTGGCCGAAGAGAACCAGCGGGCCGCAGCGGACCAGGCGGTCGCCGACGAACGGCGGCGGATCGCCCGGGAGCTGCACGACGTCGTCGCCCACCACGTCAGCGTGATGGGGGTGCTGGCCACCGGTGCCCGGCGGGTGCTGCACCGCGACCCGGCCGCCGCCGACGAGGCGCTCGGCACCATCGCCGACACCAGCCGCAGTACGTTACGGGAGATGCGTCGGCTGCTCGACGTACTGCGCACCGACGCCGAACCGGCCGACGCCGAGCTCACCCCCCAGCCAGGGCTCGGGGGCATCGAGTCCCTGGTCGAGCAGATCCGCGAGGCCGGTCTGCCGGTGACCCTGCGGATCGACGGGGTACCCGGGGAGCTGGATCCCGGTGTGACGCTGACCCTCTACCGGATCGTCCAGGAGGCGCTCACCAACGCGCTCAAGCACGCCGGAGCGGCAACGGCCGAGGTGCGGCTCAGCTTCGGCGTCTACTGGCTGATCGTCGAGGTCTTCGACACCGGCCGCGGTCCCGGCCCGGACCGCGGCCGGGTCGGGCACGGTCTGGTCGGAATGCGGGAGCGGGTGGCCCTGTACGGTGGCACGCTGCGGACCGGCCCGCGCCCCGGCGGCGGCTTCCGCATCTACGCCAAGCTGCCGATGGAGCAGCTGGGGGCGGCTACCCGACAAGGAGCACCGTGA
- a CDS encoding PD-(D/E)XK nuclease family protein yields MTIGPDIAPDVEPPRLATLSPSRAADFKTCPLLYRFRSIDRLPERTTVDQARGTLVHAVLERLFDLPADQRTPAAAAALVAPQWQRLLDTDPTLADVVTTGPAEPTPDEPTPRPELDEFLTAARHLLDGYFTVEDPRRLEPAERESLVNAVVDGQLLIRGYIDRLDVSPGGDLRVVDYKTGGAPREAFESRALFQLKFYALVLWRTRGVVPRVLRLLYLRDCEICDYTPDAEELQRFERTVLALWRAILQATESRDFRPKQSRLCDWCSYQAYCPVYGGTPPPFPDLTQDRVSS; encoded by the coding sequence ATGACAATCGGCCCGGACATCGCGCCCGACGTCGAACCACCCCGGCTGGCCACGTTGTCGCCGTCTCGGGCGGCCGATTTCAAGACCTGCCCGCTGCTGTACCGGTTCCGCAGCATCGACCGGCTACCCGAGCGCACCACGGTCGACCAGGCCCGGGGCACCCTGGTCCACGCCGTCCTGGAACGGTTGTTCGATCTTCCTGCCGACCAGCGCACCCCGGCCGCGGCCGCTGCCCTGGTCGCCCCGCAGTGGCAACGGCTGCTGGACACCGACCCGACGCTGGCCGATGTCGTCACCACCGGACCCGCGGAGCCGACGCCCGACGAGCCGACGCCCCGCCCGGAGCTGGACGAGTTCCTGACCGCCGCCCGACACCTCCTCGACGGCTACTTCACCGTCGAGGATCCCCGCCGGCTGGAGCCGGCCGAACGGGAGAGCCTGGTCAACGCGGTGGTCGACGGACAGCTGCTGATCCGCGGCTACATCGACCGGCTGGACGTCTCCCCCGGCGGGGACCTGCGGGTGGTCGACTACAAGACCGGCGGTGCCCCGCGCGAGGCGTTCGAGTCCCGGGCGCTGTTCCAGCTGAAGTTCTACGCCCTGGTGCTGTGGCGCACCCGCGGCGTCGTCCCCCGGGTACTCCGGCTGTTGTACCTGCGCGACTGCGAGATCTGCGACTACACGCCGGACGCCGAGGAGTTGCAGCGGTTCGAACGCACCGTCCTGGCGCTGTGGCGGGCGATCCTACAGGCCACCGAGAGCCGGGACTTCCGCCCCAAACAGAGCCGGCTCTGCGACTGGTGCAGCTACCAGGCGTACTGCCCGGTGTACGGCGGGACCCCACCGCCCTTTCCCGACCTGACGCAGGACCGGGTCTCCTCCTGA
- a CDS encoding site-2 protease family protein, with protein MLGFPVHLHTSVLFLAILVTVLYGEFVRTQLDVPQPARYAVGLGFVVCLLGSVLLHELGHALTARRYGIGVRGITLEMLGGYTEMDRDAPTPKVDLLVSLAGPAVSLVLGLVAVVATVLLPDRTLIDQLAFQLAAANLLVAVFNALPGLPLDGGRALRAAIWAVTRDRHVGTEAAGWVGRAVAAGTAGLVALLTVAGILSPFGLIFMLLVAFTLWQGAGQSIRVARIGRRFPLVDLTVLARPVFPVPSGTPLAEAQRRVAGPDPAQPGGRDPALAVTDSAGRLVALVDRAAAAAVPPERRPWVAVDTVARGIDGVRRIPVDLTGEQVVRTVQEHPGAQYLVTRGEDVIGVLHVADLAQLLEPNRKMSP; from the coding sequence GTGCTCGGCTTCCCGGTGCACCTCCACACCTCGGTGCTGTTCCTGGCGATCCTGGTCACCGTGCTGTACGGCGAGTTCGTCCGCACCCAACTGGACGTGCCGCAGCCGGCCCGCTACGCCGTCGGCCTGGGATTCGTGGTCTGCCTGCTCGGCTCGGTGCTGCTGCACGAGCTGGGGCACGCGTTGACCGCCCGCCGCTACGGTATCGGTGTCCGCGGCATCACCCTGGAGATGCTCGGCGGCTACACCGAGATGGACCGCGACGCCCCGACCCCCAAGGTGGACCTGCTGGTGTCGCTGGCCGGTCCGGCGGTGTCGCTGGTCCTGGGCCTGGTCGCGGTGGTGGCCACCGTGCTGCTGCCGGACCGTACGCTGATCGACCAGCTGGCGTTCCAGTTGGCGGCGGCGAACCTGCTGGTGGCGGTGTTCAACGCGTTGCCGGGGCTGCCCCTCGACGGTGGGCGCGCGCTGCGCGCCGCGATCTGGGCGGTGACCAGGGACCGCCACGTCGGCACCGAGGCCGCCGGCTGGGTCGGTCGGGCCGTGGCGGCGGGCACCGCCGGCCTGGTGGCGCTGCTCACGGTGGCCGGTATCCTGTCCCCGTTCGGGCTGATCTTCATGTTGCTGGTGGCGTTCACCCTCTGGCAGGGCGCCGGTCAGTCGATCCGGGTCGCGCGCATCGGCCGCCGGTTCCCGCTGGTCGACCTGACGGTGCTCGCCCGGCCGGTCTTCCCGGTGCCGAGCGGGACGCCGCTGGCCGAGGCGCAGCGCCGGGTCGCCGGCCCCGACCCGGCACAACCGGGTGGGCGGGATCCGGCGTTGGCGGTGACGGACTCGGCCGGCCGGTTGGTGGCGCTGGTGGACCGGGCCGCGGCCGCCGCGGTCCCGCCGGAGCGTCGCCCGTGGGTCGCGGTCGACACCGTCGCGCGCGGTATCGACGGGGTACGCCGCATCCCGGTCGACCTCACCGGCGAGCAGGTGGTCCGTACCGTGCAGGAACATCCGGGCGCGCAGTACCTGGTGACCCGGGGTGAGGACGTGATCGGCGTGCTGCACGTCGCCGATCTGGCGCAGTTGTTGGAACCGAACCGAAAGATGAGCCCGTGA